In a single window of the Gossypium hirsutum isolate 1008001.06 chromosome D02, Gossypium_hirsutum_v2.1, whole genome shotgun sequence genome:
- the LOC107910254 gene encoding rho GTPase-activating protein REN1 isoform X5, with protein MATKKNESSQKQQRMVFKKDEPSKGHQGDAAVVASPGPLLQAPPTPKSRVRNSVLKSGPLFLSTKAFTHILPEKYTLRGIGWTSWKKRWFILTQTSLVFFKSDPSAIPQKENEVNLILGGIDLNISGSVVVKADKKLLTVLFQDGQDGRTFTLKAESSEDLYEWKAAFENALSQAPSSPHVLGKNDILGNEKANAVNGSKDPVNNKQPVRSTVLGKPILLALEDVDGAPTFLEKALRFIEEHGTKAEGVLRLAADVEDVKCRIQEYEKGKTEFSPEEDPHVIADCIKYVIRELPSCPVPASCCNALLEAYRTLGGDRVNTMREAVLDAFPEPNRRLLQRILMMMRAVASNKTLNRMSSSAVAACMAPLILRPLVSGDCEIENDFNAGDDSSIQLLRAAAAANHAQVIVITLLEEYDKIFGEGYVPPNLYYGTEESGSESESESESESESESEEAADDDCNDATSGSNAYCDSDYVASGTGSKSGHSINNDLDDDKDSDYLSSSSEPSIADGDLKATKKLSSSLHSSLSENDLQRSEDNQSNKSSVIEANMFAEFGHRAKRPTVWGWAIAKKKLSMEPVHFPSKEEAEIERIKAEKSDLERGHTEEIEGNLVYEACLEKQKKTLHGHCQALQNDVSRLEEELHRERDKRTALEAGLTPSQGTVTLPNTVDEKIKADIKDIAQAEADINNLNKKVDELWMQLNQLLEQNSVSMNDRSNRHQPNHQEKRD; from the exons ATGGCTACCAAAAAGAATGAATCATCTCAGAAACAACAG AGGATGGTTTTCAAAAAGGATGAGCCCTCTAAAGGACATCAG GGAGATGCTGCAGTTGTGGCTTCTCCTGGTCCTCTTCTACAGGCTCCACCAACTCCAAAATCTCGTGTCAGAAACTCG GTTTTAAAGAGTGGGCCACTTTTTTTATCTACCAAAG CTTTTACTCACATTTTACCAGAAAAATATACATTACGAG GAATTGGATGGACATCATGGAAGAAAAGGTGGTTTATTTTGACACAAACTTCGTTAGTTTTCTTCAAAAGTGATCCT AGTGCCATTCCTCaaaaggaaaatgaagtgaattTAATTCTTGGTGGTATTGATCTCAACATTTCAGGCAG TGTGGTTGTCAAAGCTGATAAAAAACTCTTAACTGTACTATTTCAAGATGGTCAAGATGGACGGACGTTCACACTTAAG GCTGAAAGTTCAGAGGATTTGTATGAGTGGAAGGCTGCATTTGAGAATGCCTTGTCACAAGCACCAAGTTCTCCTCATGTGTTGGGGAAAAATGACATCTTGGGGAATGAAAAAGCAAACGCAGTTAATGGTTCTAAGGACCCAG TGAACAATAAACAGCCTGTGAGATCTACTGTCTTAGGCAAACCAATTTTACTTGCACTAGAAGATGTTGACGGAGCTCCAACATTTTTGGAGAAGGCTCTAAGATTTATAGAAGAGCATG GAACCAAAGCAGAAGGGGTCTTACGACTAGCTGCTGACGTTGAAGATGTTAAGTGTCGAATTCAGGAATATGAAAAGG GAAAAACTGAGTTCTCTCCTGAGGAGGATCCACATGTCATTGCTGATTGTATCAAG TATGTCATTCGAGAGTTGCCATCATGTCCTGTCCCTGCTTCATGCTGCAATGCACTACTAGAAGCATATC GAACTCTGGGTGGTGATAGAGTCAACACTATGCGTGAAGCAGTATTGGACGCGTTTCCTGAGCCAAACCGTCGCCTACTACAGAG AATTCTAATGATGATGCGAGCTGTGGCttctaataaaactttaaatcGGATGAGCTCTTCAGCTGTGGCAGCATGCATGGCACCCTTGATTCTTCGCCCCCTTGTATCTGGTGACTGTGAGATTGAAAACGATTTTAACGCGGGTGATGATAGTTCAATTCAACTGCTGCGAGCTGCTGCTGCAGCCAATCATGCTCAAGTCATTGTTATAACATTACTCGAagaatatgataaaatatttgGG GAAGGATATGTTCCCCCCAATTTATACTATGGAACGGAAGAGAGTGgaagtgaaagtgaaagtgaaagtgaaagtgaaagtgaaagtgaaagtgaagagGCAGCTGATGATGACTGTAATGATGCAACATCTGGGTCTAATGCATACTGCGATAGTGACTATGTAGCAAGTGGAACAGGCAGTAAGAGCGGTCACTCTATTAACAATGATCTGGATGACGATAAG GATTCTGATTATTTGAGCTCTAGTTCTGAGCCCTCTATAGCTGATGGTGATTTAAAAGCCACCAAGAAGCTTTCAAGTTCACTTCACTCTTCCCTGTCTGAAAATGATTTACAAAGGAGTGAGGATAATCAAAGTAACAAGAGTTCAGTAATAGAGGCCAATATGTTTGCTGAATTTGGCCATAGAGCTAAGCGTCCCACTGTTTGGGGATGGGCAATT GCAAAGAAGAAGCTTTCTATGGAACCTGTTCATTTTCCTTCTAAAGAAGA GGCTGAAATAGAGAGGATCAAGGCTGAAAAATCTGACTTGGAAAGGGGACACACAGAAGAG ATTGAAGGTAATCTGGTTTATGAAGCCTGCttggaaaaacaaaagaagacaCTGCATGGGCATTGTCAAGCTCTTCAGAATGAT GTGTCAAGACTAGAGGAAGAGTTGCATAGGGAAAGAGATAAGAGGACAGCTCTGGAAGCTGGACTTACCCCTTCTCAAGGAACTGTAACTCTCCCAAATACGGTTGATGAAAAG ATAAAGGCAGATATTAAGGACATAGCTCAAGCAGAGGCAGACATAAACAATTTGAACAAAAAGGTTGATGAATTGTGGATGCAGCTGAATCAACTACTTGAGCAAAATTCTGTTTCCATGAATGATAGGTCCAATCGGCATCAACCAAATCATCAAGAAAAAAG ggactaa
- the LOC107910254 gene encoding rho GTPase-activating protein REN1 isoform X2 produces the protein MATKKNESSQKQQRMVFKKDEPSKGHQGDAAVVASPGPLLQAPPTPKSRVRNSVLKSGPLFLSTKAFTHILPEKYTLRGIGWTSWKKRWFILTQTSLVFFKSDPSAIPQKENEVNLILGGIDLNISGSVVVKADKKLLTVLFQDGQDGRTFTLKAESSEDLYEWKAAFENALSQAPSSPHVLGKNDILGNEKANAVNGSKDPVNNKQPVRSTVLGKPILLALEDVDGAPTFLEKALRFIEEHGTKAEGVLRLAADVEDVKCRIQEYEKGKTEFSPEEDPHVIADCIKYVIRELPSCPVPASCCNALLEAYRTLGGDRVNTMREAVLDAFPEPNRRLLQRILMMMRAVASNKTLNRMSSSAVAACMAPLILRPLVSGDCEIENDFNAGDDSSIQLLRAAAAANHAQVIVITLLEEYDKIFGEGYVPPNLYYGTEESGSESESESESESESESEEAADDDCNDATSGSNAYCDSDYVASGTGSKSGHSINNDLDDDKDSDYLSSSSEPSIADGDLKATKKLSSSLHSSLSENDLQRSEDNQSNKSSVIEANMFAEFGHRAKRPTVWGWAIAKKKLSMEPVHFPSKEEAEIERIKAEKSDLERGHTEEIEGNLVYEACLEKQKKTLHGHCQALQNDVSRLEEELHRERDKRTALEAGLTPSQGTVTLPNTVDEKADIKDIAQAEADINNLNKKVDELWMQLNQLLEQNSVSMNDRSNRHQPNHQEKRESGCSFLTGWITYRPGHFRCGLESTSN, from the exons ATGGCTACCAAAAAGAATGAATCATCTCAGAAACAACAG AGGATGGTTTTCAAAAAGGATGAGCCCTCTAAAGGACATCAG GGAGATGCTGCAGTTGTGGCTTCTCCTGGTCCTCTTCTACAGGCTCCACCAACTCCAAAATCTCGTGTCAGAAACTCG GTTTTAAAGAGTGGGCCACTTTTTTTATCTACCAAAG CTTTTACTCACATTTTACCAGAAAAATATACATTACGAG GAATTGGATGGACATCATGGAAGAAAAGGTGGTTTATTTTGACACAAACTTCGTTAGTTTTCTTCAAAAGTGATCCT AGTGCCATTCCTCaaaaggaaaatgaagtgaattTAATTCTTGGTGGTATTGATCTCAACATTTCAGGCAG TGTGGTTGTCAAAGCTGATAAAAAACTCTTAACTGTACTATTTCAAGATGGTCAAGATGGACGGACGTTCACACTTAAG GCTGAAAGTTCAGAGGATTTGTATGAGTGGAAGGCTGCATTTGAGAATGCCTTGTCACAAGCACCAAGTTCTCCTCATGTGTTGGGGAAAAATGACATCTTGGGGAATGAAAAAGCAAACGCAGTTAATGGTTCTAAGGACCCAG TGAACAATAAACAGCCTGTGAGATCTACTGTCTTAGGCAAACCAATTTTACTTGCACTAGAAGATGTTGACGGAGCTCCAACATTTTTGGAGAAGGCTCTAAGATTTATAGAAGAGCATG GAACCAAAGCAGAAGGGGTCTTACGACTAGCTGCTGACGTTGAAGATGTTAAGTGTCGAATTCAGGAATATGAAAAGG GAAAAACTGAGTTCTCTCCTGAGGAGGATCCACATGTCATTGCTGATTGTATCAAG TATGTCATTCGAGAGTTGCCATCATGTCCTGTCCCTGCTTCATGCTGCAATGCACTACTAGAAGCATATC GAACTCTGGGTGGTGATAGAGTCAACACTATGCGTGAAGCAGTATTGGACGCGTTTCCTGAGCCAAACCGTCGCCTACTACAGAG AATTCTAATGATGATGCGAGCTGTGGCttctaataaaactttaaatcGGATGAGCTCTTCAGCTGTGGCAGCATGCATGGCACCCTTGATTCTTCGCCCCCTTGTATCTGGTGACTGTGAGATTGAAAACGATTTTAACGCGGGTGATGATAGTTCAATTCAACTGCTGCGAGCTGCTGCTGCAGCCAATCATGCTCAAGTCATTGTTATAACATTACTCGAagaatatgataaaatatttgGG GAAGGATATGTTCCCCCCAATTTATACTATGGAACGGAAGAGAGTGgaagtgaaagtgaaagtgaaagtgaaagtgaaagtgaaagtgaaagtgaagagGCAGCTGATGATGACTGTAATGATGCAACATCTGGGTCTAATGCATACTGCGATAGTGACTATGTAGCAAGTGGAACAGGCAGTAAGAGCGGTCACTCTATTAACAATGATCTGGATGACGATAAG GATTCTGATTATTTGAGCTCTAGTTCTGAGCCCTCTATAGCTGATGGTGATTTAAAAGCCACCAAGAAGCTTTCAAGTTCACTTCACTCTTCCCTGTCTGAAAATGATTTACAAAGGAGTGAGGATAATCAAAGTAACAAGAGTTCAGTAATAGAGGCCAATATGTTTGCTGAATTTGGCCATAGAGCTAAGCGTCCCACTGTTTGGGGATGGGCAATT GCAAAGAAGAAGCTTTCTATGGAACCTGTTCATTTTCCTTCTAAAGAAGA GGCTGAAATAGAGAGGATCAAGGCTGAAAAATCTGACTTGGAAAGGGGACACACAGAAGAG ATTGAAGGTAATCTGGTTTATGAAGCCTGCttggaaaaacaaaagaagacaCTGCATGGGCATTGTCAAGCTCTTCAGAATGAT GTGTCAAGACTAGAGGAAGAGTTGCATAGGGAAAGAGATAAGAGGACAGCTCTGGAAGCTGGACTTACCCCTTCTCAAGGAACTGTAACTCTCCCAAATACGGTTGATGAAAAG GCAGATATTAAGGACATAGCTCAAGCAGAGGCAGACATAAACAATTTGAACAAAAAGGTTGATGAATTGTGGATGCAGCTGAATCAACTACTTGAGCAAAATTCTGTTTCCATGAATGATAGGTCCAATCGGCATCAACCAAATCATCAAGAAAAAAG AGAAAGTGGTTGCTCGTTTTTGACGGGGTGGATTACATATAGGCCGGGGCATTTTCGTTGTGGCTTGGAATCGACATCGAATTAG
- the LOC107910254 gene encoding rho GTPase-activating protein REN1 isoform X4, with the protein MATKKNESSQKQQRMVFKKDEPSKGHQGDAAVVASPGPLLQAPPTPKSRVRNSVLKSGPLFLSTKAFTHILPEKYTLRGIGWTSWKKRWFILTQTSLVFFKSDPSAIPQKENEVNLILGGIDLNISGSVVVKADKKLLTVLFQDGQDGRTFTLKAESSEDLYEWKAAFENALSQAPSSPHVLGKNDILGNEKANAVNGSKDPVNNKQPVRSTVLGKPILLALEDVDGAPTFLEKALRFIEEHGTKAEGVLRLAADVEDVKCRIQEYEKGKTEFSPEEDPHVIADCIKYVIRELPSCPVPASCCNALLEAYRTLGGDRVNTMREAVLDAFPEPNRRLLQRILMMMRAVASNKTLNRMSSSAVAACMAPLILRPLVSGDCEIENDFNAGDDSSIQLLRAAAAANHAQVIVITLLEEYDKIFGEGYVPPNLYYGTEESGSESESESESESESESEEAADDDCNDATSGSNAYCDSDYVASGTGSKSGHSINNDLDDDKDSDYLSSSSEPSIADGDLKATKKLSSSLHSSLSENDLQRSEDNQSNKSSVIEANMFAEFGHRAKRPTVWGWAIAKKKLSMEPVHFPSKEEAEIERIKAEKSDLERGHTEEIEGNLVYEACLEKQKKTLHGHCQALQNDVSRLEEELHRERDKRTALEAGLTPSQGTVTLPNTVDEKIKADIKDIAQAEADINNLNKKVDELWMQLNQLLEQNSVSMNDRSNRHQPNHQEKRPGHFRCGLESTSN; encoded by the exons ATGGCTACCAAAAAGAATGAATCATCTCAGAAACAACAG AGGATGGTTTTCAAAAAGGATGAGCCCTCTAAAGGACATCAG GGAGATGCTGCAGTTGTGGCTTCTCCTGGTCCTCTTCTACAGGCTCCACCAACTCCAAAATCTCGTGTCAGAAACTCG GTTTTAAAGAGTGGGCCACTTTTTTTATCTACCAAAG CTTTTACTCACATTTTACCAGAAAAATATACATTACGAG GAATTGGATGGACATCATGGAAGAAAAGGTGGTTTATTTTGACACAAACTTCGTTAGTTTTCTTCAAAAGTGATCCT AGTGCCATTCCTCaaaaggaaaatgaagtgaattTAATTCTTGGTGGTATTGATCTCAACATTTCAGGCAG TGTGGTTGTCAAAGCTGATAAAAAACTCTTAACTGTACTATTTCAAGATGGTCAAGATGGACGGACGTTCACACTTAAG GCTGAAAGTTCAGAGGATTTGTATGAGTGGAAGGCTGCATTTGAGAATGCCTTGTCACAAGCACCAAGTTCTCCTCATGTGTTGGGGAAAAATGACATCTTGGGGAATGAAAAAGCAAACGCAGTTAATGGTTCTAAGGACCCAG TGAACAATAAACAGCCTGTGAGATCTACTGTCTTAGGCAAACCAATTTTACTTGCACTAGAAGATGTTGACGGAGCTCCAACATTTTTGGAGAAGGCTCTAAGATTTATAGAAGAGCATG GAACCAAAGCAGAAGGGGTCTTACGACTAGCTGCTGACGTTGAAGATGTTAAGTGTCGAATTCAGGAATATGAAAAGG GAAAAACTGAGTTCTCTCCTGAGGAGGATCCACATGTCATTGCTGATTGTATCAAG TATGTCATTCGAGAGTTGCCATCATGTCCTGTCCCTGCTTCATGCTGCAATGCACTACTAGAAGCATATC GAACTCTGGGTGGTGATAGAGTCAACACTATGCGTGAAGCAGTATTGGACGCGTTTCCTGAGCCAAACCGTCGCCTACTACAGAG AATTCTAATGATGATGCGAGCTGTGGCttctaataaaactttaaatcGGATGAGCTCTTCAGCTGTGGCAGCATGCATGGCACCCTTGATTCTTCGCCCCCTTGTATCTGGTGACTGTGAGATTGAAAACGATTTTAACGCGGGTGATGATAGTTCAATTCAACTGCTGCGAGCTGCTGCTGCAGCCAATCATGCTCAAGTCATTGTTATAACATTACTCGAagaatatgataaaatatttgGG GAAGGATATGTTCCCCCCAATTTATACTATGGAACGGAAGAGAGTGgaagtgaaagtgaaagtgaaagtgaaagtgaaagtgaaagtgaaagtgaagagGCAGCTGATGATGACTGTAATGATGCAACATCTGGGTCTAATGCATACTGCGATAGTGACTATGTAGCAAGTGGAACAGGCAGTAAGAGCGGTCACTCTATTAACAATGATCTGGATGACGATAAG GATTCTGATTATTTGAGCTCTAGTTCTGAGCCCTCTATAGCTGATGGTGATTTAAAAGCCACCAAGAAGCTTTCAAGTTCACTTCACTCTTCCCTGTCTGAAAATGATTTACAAAGGAGTGAGGATAATCAAAGTAACAAGAGTTCAGTAATAGAGGCCAATATGTTTGCTGAATTTGGCCATAGAGCTAAGCGTCCCACTGTTTGGGGATGGGCAATT GCAAAGAAGAAGCTTTCTATGGAACCTGTTCATTTTCCTTCTAAAGAAGA GGCTGAAATAGAGAGGATCAAGGCTGAAAAATCTGACTTGGAAAGGGGACACACAGAAGAG ATTGAAGGTAATCTGGTTTATGAAGCCTGCttggaaaaacaaaagaagacaCTGCATGGGCATTGTCAAGCTCTTCAGAATGAT GTGTCAAGACTAGAGGAAGAGTTGCATAGGGAAAGAGATAAGAGGACAGCTCTGGAAGCTGGACTTACCCCTTCTCAAGGAACTGTAACTCTCCCAAATACGGTTGATGAAAAG ATAAAGGCAGATATTAAGGACATAGCTCAAGCAGAGGCAGACATAAACAATTTGAACAAAAAGGTTGATGAATTGTGGATGCAGCTGAATCAACTACTTGAGCAAAATTCTGTTTCCATGAATGATAGGTCCAATCGGCATCAACCAAATCATCAAGAAAAAAG GCCGGGGCATTTTCGTTGTGGCTTGGAATCGACATCGAATTAG
- the LOC107910254 gene encoding rho GTPase-activating protein REN1 isoform X3 has protein sequence MATKKNESSQKQQRMVFKKDEPSKGHQGDAAVVASPGPLLQAPPTPKSRVRNSVLKSGPLFLSTKGIGWTSWKKRWFILTQTSLVFFKSDPSAIPQKENEVNLILGGIDLNISGSVVVKADKKLLTVLFQDGQDGRTFTLKAESSEDLYEWKAAFENALSQAPSSPHVLGKNDILGNEKANAVNGSKDPVNNKQPVRSTVLGKPILLALEDVDGAPTFLEKALRFIEEHGTKAEGVLRLAADVEDVKCRIQEYEKGKTEFSPEEDPHVIADCIKYVIRELPSCPVPASCCNALLEAYRTLGGDRVNTMREAVLDAFPEPNRRLLQRILMMMRAVASNKTLNRMSSSAVAACMAPLILRPLVSGDCEIENDFNAGDDSSIQLLRAAAAANHAQVIVITLLEEYDKIFGEGYVPPNLYYGTEESGSESESESESESESESEEAADDDCNDATSGSNAYCDSDYVASGTGSKSGHSINNDLDDDKDSDYLSSSSEPSIADGDLKATKKLSSSLHSSLSENDLQRSEDNQSNKSSVIEANMFAEFGHRAKRPTVWGWAIAKKKLSMEPVHFPSKEEAEIERIKAEKSDLERGHTEEIEGNLVYEACLEKQKKTLHGHCQALQNDVSRLEEELHRERDKRTALEAGLTPSQGTVTLPNTVDEKIKADIKDIAQAEADINNLNKKVDELWMQLNQLLEQNSVSMNDRSNRHQPNHQEKRESGCSFLTGWITYRPGHFRCGLESTSN, from the exons ATGGCTACCAAAAAGAATGAATCATCTCAGAAACAACAG AGGATGGTTTTCAAAAAGGATGAGCCCTCTAAAGGACATCAG GGAGATGCTGCAGTTGTGGCTTCTCCTGGTCCTCTTCTACAGGCTCCACCAACTCCAAAATCTCGTGTCAGAAACTCG GTTTTAAAGAGTGGGCCACTTTTTTTATCTACCAAAG GAATTGGATGGACATCATGGAAGAAAAGGTGGTTTATTTTGACACAAACTTCGTTAGTTTTCTTCAAAAGTGATCCT AGTGCCATTCCTCaaaaggaaaatgaagtgaattTAATTCTTGGTGGTATTGATCTCAACATTTCAGGCAG TGTGGTTGTCAAAGCTGATAAAAAACTCTTAACTGTACTATTTCAAGATGGTCAAGATGGACGGACGTTCACACTTAAG GCTGAAAGTTCAGAGGATTTGTATGAGTGGAAGGCTGCATTTGAGAATGCCTTGTCACAAGCACCAAGTTCTCCTCATGTGTTGGGGAAAAATGACATCTTGGGGAATGAAAAAGCAAACGCAGTTAATGGTTCTAAGGACCCAG TGAACAATAAACAGCCTGTGAGATCTACTGTCTTAGGCAAACCAATTTTACTTGCACTAGAAGATGTTGACGGAGCTCCAACATTTTTGGAGAAGGCTCTAAGATTTATAGAAGAGCATG GAACCAAAGCAGAAGGGGTCTTACGACTAGCTGCTGACGTTGAAGATGTTAAGTGTCGAATTCAGGAATATGAAAAGG GAAAAACTGAGTTCTCTCCTGAGGAGGATCCACATGTCATTGCTGATTGTATCAAG TATGTCATTCGAGAGTTGCCATCATGTCCTGTCCCTGCTTCATGCTGCAATGCACTACTAGAAGCATATC GAACTCTGGGTGGTGATAGAGTCAACACTATGCGTGAAGCAGTATTGGACGCGTTTCCTGAGCCAAACCGTCGCCTACTACAGAG AATTCTAATGATGATGCGAGCTGTGGCttctaataaaactttaaatcGGATGAGCTCTTCAGCTGTGGCAGCATGCATGGCACCCTTGATTCTTCGCCCCCTTGTATCTGGTGACTGTGAGATTGAAAACGATTTTAACGCGGGTGATGATAGTTCAATTCAACTGCTGCGAGCTGCTGCTGCAGCCAATCATGCTCAAGTCATTGTTATAACATTACTCGAagaatatgataaaatatttgGG GAAGGATATGTTCCCCCCAATTTATACTATGGAACGGAAGAGAGTGgaagtgaaagtgaaagtgaaagtgaaagtgaaagtgaaagtgaaagtgaagagGCAGCTGATGATGACTGTAATGATGCAACATCTGGGTCTAATGCATACTGCGATAGTGACTATGTAGCAAGTGGAACAGGCAGTAAGAGCGGTCACTCTATTAACAATGATCTGGATGACGATAAG GATTCTGATTATTTGAGCTCTAGTTCTGAGCCCTCTATAGCTGATGGTGATTTAAAAGCCACCAAGAAGCTTTCAAGTTCACTTCACTCTTCCCTGTCTGAAAATGATTTACAAAGGAGTGAGGATAATCAAAGTAACAAGAGTTCAGTAATAGAGGCCAATATGTTTGCTGAATTTGGCCATAGAGCTAAGCGTCCCACTGTTTGGGGATGGGCAATT GCAAAGAAGAAGCTTTCTATGGAACCTGTTCATTTTCCTTCTAAAGAAGA GGCTGAAATAGAGAGGATCAAGGCTGAAAAATCTGACTTGGAAAGGGGACACACAGAAGAG ATTGAAGGTAATCTGGTTTATGAAGCCTGCttggaaaaacaaaagaagacaCTGCATGGGCATTGTCAAGCTCTTCAGAATGAT GTGTCAAGACTAGAGGAAGAGTTGCATAGGGAAAGAGATAAGAGGACAGCTCTGGAAGCTGGACTTACCCCTTCTCAAGGAACTGTAACTCTCCCAAATACGGTTGATGAAAAG ATAAAGGCAGATATTAAGGACATAGCTCAAGCAGAGGCAGACATAAACAATTTGAACAAAAAGGTTGATGAATTGTGGATGCAGCTGAATCAACTACTTGAGCAAAATTCTGTTTCCATGAATGATAGGTCCAATCGGCATCAACCAAATCATCAAGAAAAAAG AGAAAGTGGTTGCTCGTTTTTGACGGGGTGGATTACATATAGGCCGGGGCATTTTCGTTGTGGCTTGGAATCGACATCGAATTAG